The Inquilinus sp. Marseille-Q2685 genome includes a window with the following:
- a CDS encoding ABC transporter substrate-binding protein, which yields MKRILAGLTVAFAITGAAHAETVLRVGDQKGNARSVMEAAGVLSDLPYRVEWSEFPAAAPLLEALNADAIDAGSVGDAPFTFAAAAGVPVKAIAAIRSKQDGLAIVVPKDSPVQGLQDLVGKTIGTGRGSIGHQLILAALEQAGLKPDAVTIVYLLPAEAKAALSSGAIDGWSTWEPYTSQLELQEGARRVVTGVGITPGLSFLVARPDAIEAKRAALQDFVGRLAKARNWGTSNYPAYARIWSRLVGLPQEVALQYLSRQAVRPVAIDDAVLADEQKTIDLYLRAGLIQTRLDADTVLDRSFNDPVLAELAKK from the coding sequence ATGAAGCGCATTTTGGCCGGCCTTACGGTCGCCTTCGCGATCACCGGCGCGGCCCATGCCGAGACCGTGCTGCGGGTCGGCGACCAGAAGGGCAACGCCCGATCGGTGATGGAGGCGGCGGGCGTGCTGTCCGACCTGCCCTACCGGGTCGAATGGAGCGAATTCCCCGCCGCCGCCCCGCTGCTGGAGGCGCTGAACGCCGACGCCATCGACGCCGGCAGCGTCGGCGACGCGCCCTTCACCTTCGCCGCCGCCGCGGGGGTGCCGGTCAAGGCGATCGCCGCGATCCGGTCGAAGCAGGACGGCCTGGCCATCGTCGTGCCCAAGGACTCGCCGGTGCAGGGGCTGCAGGACCTGGTCGGCAAGACCATCGGCACCGGCCGCGGCTCGATCGGCCACCAGCTGATCCTGGCGGCGCTGGAGCAGGCCGGGCTGAAGCCGGACGCGGTCACCATCGTCTACCTGCTGCCGGCCGAAGCCAAGGCCGCGCTGTCCAGCGGCGCCATCGACGGCTGGTCGACCTGGGAGCCCTACACCTCGCAGCTGGAGCTGCAGGAGGGCGCGCGCCGCGTCGTCACCGGCGTCGGCATCACGCCGGGACTGAGCTTCCTGGTCGCCCGGCCGGATGCGATCGAGGCCAAGCGCGCGGCGCTGCAGGATTTCGTCGGCCGGCTGGCGAAGGCCCGCAACTGGGGCACCAGCAACTACCCCGCCTATGCCAGGATCTGGAGCAGGCTGGTCGGCCTGCCGCAGGAGGTGGCGCTGCAGTACCTGTCGCGCCAGGCCGTGCGACCGGTGGCGATCGACGACGCCGTGCTGGCGGACGAGCAGAAGACCATCGACCTCTATCTCCGCGCCGGGCTGATCCAGACCCGGCTGGACGCAGACACCGTGCTGGACCGCTCGTTCAACGACCCGGTGCTGGCGGAGCTGGCGAAGAAATGA
- a CDS encoding flavin reductase family protein — MSLDTLLALAAAGLEPLEERHPPVTDDAFRGAMRHLAGAVSIVTAGLGAERNGLTATSVVSLSADPPTVLVCVNRSASAWPLFVRHAHFGVNVLAASQQPIADRFAGRNGEKGEARFAGARWIRLASGAPILADALVAFDCTLEERIQRHSHDILIGRVQALHGAGGTDPLLYWRGAYGAIRPPV, encoded by the coding sequence ATGAGCCTCGACACCCTTCTTGCCCTGGCCGCGGCCGGGCTGGAGCCCCTGGAGGAACGCCACCCGCCGGTCACCGACGACGCCTTCCGCGGCGCCATGCGCCACCTGGCGGGAGCGGTCAGCATCGTCACCGCCGGGCTGGGGGCGGAGCGCAACGGCCTGACCGCCACCTCGGTGGTGTCGCTGTCGGCCGACCCGCCGACCGTGCTGGTCTGCGTCAACCGCTCGGCCTCGGCCTGGCCGCTTTTTGTGCGGCACGCGCATTTCGGCGTCAACGTGCTGGCGGCGTCGCAGCAGCCGATCGCCGACCGCTTCGCCGGCCGCAACGGCGAGAAGGGCGAGGCGCGCTTCGCCGGCGCCCGCTGGATCCGGCTGGCCAGCGGCGCGCCGATCCTGGCCGACGCGCTGGTCGCCTTCGACTGCACGCTGGAGGAGCGGATCCAGCGCCACTCCCACGACATCCTGATCGGCCGGGTGCAGGCGCTGCACGGCGCCGGAGGCACGGATCCGCTGCTGTACTGGCGCGGCGCCTATGGCGCGATCCGCCCCCCTGTCTGA
- a CDS encoding SDR family NAD(P)-dependent oxidoreductase gives MSRESYKTALIVGTGSGLSASLTRLLSRQGLRVAVAARDTDKLRPLLEETGAAAFSADASDAQAVAGLFDAVRQRFGGDPDVVVYNASGRLRGPLADLNPAEVQRVLAVTAFGGFLVGQQAARRMLPKGRGAILFTGASASVKGYARSAPFAMGKFALRGLAQSMARELAPQGIHVAHVVIDGQIREAGREDPPSKPDSTLDPDAIAQSYLDLLRQPRSAWSWEVELRPWVETF, from the coding sequence ATGAGCCGTGAGAGCTACAAGACCGCCCTGATCGTCGGCACCGGCAGCGGGCTCAGCGCCTCGCTGACCCGGCTGCTCAGCCGCCAGGGCCTGCGCGTCGCCGTCGCCGCGCGCGACACCGACAAGCTGAGGCCGCTGCTGGAGGAGACCGGCGCCGCCGCCTTTTCCGCCGACGCGTCGGACGCCCAGGCGGTGGCCGGGCTGTTCGACGCCGTGCGGCAGCGCTTCGGCGGTGATCCGGACGTGGTGGTCTACAACGCCAGCGGCCGGCTGCGCGGCCCGCTGGCCGACCTGAACCCGGCCGAGGTGCAGCGGGTGCTGGCGGTGACGGCCTTCGGCGGCTTCCTGGTCGGGCAGCAGGCGGCCCGGCGGATGCTGCCGAAGGGCCGCGGCGCCATCCTGTTCACCGGCGCCTCGGCCAGCGTCAAGGGCTATGCCCGCTCCGCCCCCTTCGCCATGGGCAAGTTCGCGCTGCGCGGCCTGGCCCAGAGCATGGCGCGGGAGCTGGCGCCGCAAGGCATCCATGTCGCCCATGTCGTGATCGACGGCCAGATCCGCGAGGCCGGGCGCGAGGACCCGCCCAGCAAGCCGGACAGCACGCTCGACCCCGACGCCATCGCCCAGAGCTATCTCGACCTGCTGCGCCAGCCGCGCAGCGCCTGGAGCTGGGAGGTCGAGCTGCGGCCCTGGGTGGAGACGTTCTGA
- a CDS encoding alpha/beta hydrolase — MPDAPTPPGLAPEFLAAQALLRESGIVQADVLTMPVVVARGHALTLQAFLNQDAPPLARVEEHVLDHLPVPVRVRLYYPDGAAGPLPAYLHAHGGGFALGGIDSLDRWKREVARDARAVVVGLDYALAPEHKFPTAREQAVSVVRWLRANAAALGIDAGRIGIGGDSAGGNLALTTLLRLRDLGETLPRFGAIVYGMLSADHDTPSHRDFGDGRYGLSTAKLDWFWTQYLPDPALRTNPEAAPLTADLAGLPPLVLLAAGLDPLLDDTLNLDRRLAALGAPHSLKLYPDMPHGFLAQTRLLSRAREARDDVVAALRRHLV, encoded by the coding sequence ATGCCGGATGCCCCGACCCCGCCGGGCCTCGCCCCCGAATTCCTCGCCGCCCAGGCGCTGCTGCGCGAGAGTGGCATCGTCCAGGCCGATGTCCTGACGATGCCGGTGGTGGTGGCCCGCGGCCATGCCCTGACGCTGCAGGCCTTCCTGAACCAGGACGCCCCGCCCTTGGCCCGGGTCGAGGAGCATGTCCTCGACCACCTGCCGGTGCCGGTGCGGGTGCGGCTGTACTATCCCGATGGCGCCGCCGGGCCGCTGCCGGCCTATCTGCACGCCCATGGCGGCGGCTTCGCCCTCGGCGGCATCGACTCGCTGGACCGCTGGAAGCGCGAGGTGGCGCGCGACGCCCGGGCGGTGGTGGTCGGCCTGGACTACGCCCTGGCGCCCGAGCACAAGTTCCCGACCGCGCGCGAGCAGGCGGTCAGCGTGGTCCGCTGGCTGCGCGCGAACGCCGCGGCGCTGGGCATCGATGCCGGGCGGATCGGCATCGGCGGCGATTCCGCCGGCGGCAACCTGGCGCTGACCACGCTGCTGCGCCTGCGCGACCTGGGCGAGACGCTGCCGCGCTTCGGCGCGATCGTCTACGGCATGCTGTCGGCCGACCACGACACGCCGTCGCACCGCGACTTCGGCGACGGCCGCTACGGCCTGTCGACCGCCAAGCTGGACTGGTTCTGGACCCAGTACCTGCCCGACCCGGCGCTGCGCACGAATCCGGAGGCGGCGCCCCTGACGGCGGACCTCGCCGGGCTGCCGCCGCTGGTGCTGCTCGCCGCCGGGCTGGACCCGCTGCTCGACGACACGCTGAACCTGGACCGGCGCTTGGCCGCGCTCGGGGCGCCGCACAGCCTCAAGCTCTATCCCGACATGCCGCACGGCTTCCTGGCCCAGACCCGCCTCCTGTCCCGCGCCCGCGAGGCCCGTGACGACGTGGTCGCGGCGCTGCGGCGGCACCTTGTCTGA
- the gndA gene encoding NADP-dependent phosphogluconate dehydrogenase, with translation MSDADIAVVGLAVMGRNLAFNMAEKGFRVALYNRSVERTDEAMALAGPLADRLVPCRTPEELVAAVRKPRAILLMVQAGAAVDETIARLQPLLEKGDALIDAGNANFHDTVRREGALDKAGLAFLGVGVSGGEEGARHGPSIMVGGKPEVYGRVDKIFTAIAAKFEGTPCCALLGTDGAGHFVKTIHNGIEYADMQMIGEVYGLLRRGLGLTPAEIGDVFARWSKGPLSSYLVDITATVLKTTDPKTGKPLVAVIVESAGQKATGRWSATGARARGAPASSITAAVEARGVSAERALRKTLSDRFPGAAQPLELAGSREAAIDLLEKALLAGKILAYTEGFAIMSAASREYGWKLPLAEVARIWRAGCIIRSTLLDRIASAYDQTPDIESLVLAPGLTPLFEGAAGALPEVVAEAFRHGHAVPALSAATSRWLALRQPRSTADLTQGQRDFFGAHGFGRIDAEGQHHGPWSQSGG, from the coding sequence ATGAGCGACGCGGATATCGCAGTCGTCGGCTTGGCCGTCATGGGCCGGAACCTCGCCTTCAACATGGCGGAGAAGGGTTTCCGGGTCGCGCTGTACAACCGCAGCGTCGAGAGGACCGACGAGGCGATGGCCCTGGCCGGCCCGCTGGCCGACCGCCTGGTGCCCTGCCGCACGCCGGAGGAGCTGGTGGCCGCCGTACGCAAGCCCCGCGCCATCCTGCTGATGGTGCAGGCCGGCGCCGCGGTCGACGAAACCATCGCCCGGCTGCAGCCGCTGCTGGAGAAGGGCGACGCCCTGATCGACGCCGGCAACGCCAATTTCCACGACACCGTGCGGCGCGAAGGCGCGCTGGACAAGGCCGGCCTGGCCTTTCTCGGCGTCGGCGTGTCGGGCGGCGAGGAAGGGGCGCGCCACGGCCCGTCGATCATGGTCGGCGGCAAGCCGGAGGTCTATGGTCGGGTCGACAAGATCTTCACCGCGATCGCCGCCAAGTTCGAGGGCACGCCGTGCTGCGCCCTGCTGGGCACCGACGGCGCCGGCCACTTCGTCAAGACCATCCACAACGGCATCGAATATGCCGACATGCAGATGATCGGCGAGGTCTACGGCCTGCTGCGCCGCGGCCTGGGGCTGACCCCGGCCGAGATCGGCGACGTGTTCGCGCGCTGGTCCAAGGGCCCGCTGTCCTCCTATCTCGTCGACATCACCGCCACGGTGCTGAAGACCACCGACCCGAAGACCGGCAAGCCTCTGGTCGCCGTCATCGTCGAGAGCGCGGGGCAGAAGGCCACCGGCCGCTGGTCGGCGACGGGGGCGCGGGCGCGGGGCGCCCCCGCCTCGTCGATCACCGCGGCGGTCGAGGCGCGCGGCGTCTCGGCCGAGCGCGCCCTGCGCAAGACCCTGTCCGACCGCTTCCCCGGCGCGGCCCAGCCCCTCGAGCTGGCCGGCAGCCGCGAGGCGGCGATCGACCTGCTGGAGAAGGCGCTGCTGGCCGGCAAGATCCTGGCCTACACCGAGGGCTTTGCCATCATGTCGGCGGCGTCGCGCGAGTACGGCTGGAAGCTGCCGCTGGCCGAGGTGGCGCGGATCTGGCGCGCCGGCTGCATCATCCGCTCGACCCTGCTGGACCGCATCGCCTCGGCCTACGACCAGACGCCGGACATCGAATCCCTGGTGCTGGCGCCGGGCCTGACGCCGCTGTTCGAGGGCGCCGCCGGCGCGCTGCCGGAGGTGGTGGCCGAGGCCTTCCGCCACGGCCATGCGGTGCCGGCCCTGTCGGCCGCGACCTCGCGCTGGCTGGCGCTGCGCCAGCCGCGCTCCACCGCCGACCTAACCCAGGGCCAGCGCGACTTCTTCGGCGCCCACGGCTTCGGCCGCATCGACGCCGAGGGCCAGCACCATGGCCCGTGGAGCCAGAGCGGAGGCTGA
- a CDS encoding CDP-alcohol phosphatidyltransferase family protein: MALTAAAMALAGASPVAGPFLAATFLAYAGVSAVIVLTIEGRHPHPRFGAANLMTLTRLGIAAIFAGVVVEGLLDRSRISAGVAWTCAALLLVALVLDGVDGLLARRQAMASRFGARFDMEVDALTILLLSILAILLGKAGAWVMLIGLMRYAFMAAGIAWPALAEPLPPSLRRKAVCIVQYAALLVLLLPVAHPPATTAVAAVALAALAWSFAVDVGWLLRRRRARPAT; the protein is encoded by the coding sequence ATGGCGCTGACCGCCGCCGCCATGGCCCTGGCCGGCGCCAGCCCGGTCGCCGGGCCCTTCCTGGCCGCGACGTTCCTGGCCTATGCCGGGGTCTCGGCCGTGATCGTCCTGACGATCGAAGGCCGGCACCCGCATCCGCGGTTCGGGGCGGCCAATCTGATGACGCTGACGCGGCTGGGCATCGCGGCGATCTTCGCCGGTGTGGTCGTGGAAGGGCTGCTCGACCGCAGCCGGATCTCGGCCGGGGTCGCCTGGACCTGCGCCGCCCTGCTGCTGGTCGCGCTGGTGCTGGACGGCGTCGACGGCCTGCTGGCCCGCCGGCAGGCCATGGCGTCGCGGTTCGGGGCGCGGTTCGACATGGAGGTCGACGCGCTGACCATCCTGCTGCTCTCGATCCTGGCGATCCTGCTGGGGAAGGCCGGTGCCTGGGTCATGCTGATCGGCCTGATGCGATACGCCTTCATGGCCGCCGGCATTGCTTGGCCGGCGCTGGCCGAACCGCTGCCGCCGTCGCTGCGCCGGAAGGCCGTCTGCATCGTCCAATACGCCGCGCTGCTGGTCCTGCTGCTGCCGGTCGCGCATCCGCCGGCGACGACGGCCGTCGCTGCGGTCGCGCTCGCGGCCCTGGCCTGGTCCTTCGCCGTCGACGTGGGATGGCTGCTGCGCCGCCGTCGCGCGCGACCGGCGACCTGA
- a CDS encoding cytochrome b: MNRNTAERWGRVSIALHWTIAALILLVQIPAGLTMNRVGPGLLQNILYDTHKMTGLTVFALAVVRLLWRWANPVPVLPADLPPWQTALARITHALLYLLILAMPVSGFLYTAMEGFPVPLFYLANLAELVPVNKPAAAVAKAVHLNLIWVLLAVVVLHVAGALHHHLVRRDGILRRMLSSKARLPAGEARS; encoded by the coding sequence CGGCGGAGCGTTGGGGGCGGGTCAGCATCGCCCTGCACTGGACGATCGCGGCCCTCATCCTCCTGGTGCAGATCCCGGCCGGCCTCACCATGAACCGGGTCGGGCCGGGCCTGCTGCAGAACATCCTCTACGACACGCACAAGATGACCGGGCTGACCGTGTTCGCGCTGGCGGTCGTCCGGCTGCTGTGGCGCTGGGCCAACCCGGTCCCCGTGCTGCCGGCGGACCTGCCGCCCTGGCAGACCGCCCTGGCGCGCATCACGCACGCGCTGCTGTACCTGCTGATCCTGGCGATGCCGGTCAGCGGCTTCCTCTACACGGCCATGGAAGGCTTCCCGGTGCCGCTGTTCTACCTCGCCAACCTCGCGGAGCTGGTGCCGGTGAACAAGCCGGCCGCGGCCGTGGCCAAGGCGGTGCATCTCAACCTGATCTGGGTCCTGCTCGCCGTCGTCGTCCTGCATGTCGCCGGGGCGCTGCACCACCATCTGGTCCGCCGCGACGGCATTTTGCGGCGCATGCTGTCCTCGAAGGCGCGCCTGCCGGCCGGCGAGGCGCGATCCTGA